A part of Tachysurus vachellii isolate PV-2020 chromosome 4, HZAU_Pvac_v1, whole genome shotgun sequence genomic DNA contains:
- the si:dkey-6e2.2 gene encoding uncharacterized protein si:dkey-6e2.2 gives MRPRKPNWSTEQKLLLVQLVKARREGLLTGRHSCRETATNRRWAWDEIADEISTAYTDVPRTGKECERHWFIEQAKAREAMVNQTSPSEHVNPVTKLVLEILRLQKKDTEFRDRLEEDSTSCQEGEEEQIEVKYVPTTLAPFINAEVPVNHTNNNSEDNTPASPLCPLSPSAEKKTLEISVLRRQERVLQLQEEYYSLKIKHLKARMSMNL, from the exons ATGAGGCCCAGAAAGCCTAACTGGTCTACAGAGCAGAAGCTGCTGTTGGTGCAGCTAGTGAAAGCCAGAAGAGAAGGACTACTGACTGGCAGGCATTCTTGTCGGGAGACAGCAACCAACCGAAGATGGGCATGGGATGAGATTGCAGATGAAATCTCCACTGCCTACACTGATGTTCCCCGTACGGGAAAGGAGTGTGAGAGACACTGGTTTATAGAGCAAGCCAAAGCCAGAGAGGCTATGGTAAACCAAACGTCACCTTCAG aaCATGTCAATCCAGTGACCAAACTAGTTCTAGAAATCCTCAGGCTACAGAAAAAGGACACAGAGTTTAGAGACAG GCTTGAAGAAGACAGTACAAGCTGTCAAGAAGGGGAGGAGGAACAAATTGAGGTGAAATATGTTCCGACTACACTTGCACCTTTTATAAACGCTGAGGTGCCCGTAAAtcacacaaataataatagtgaaGACAATACTCCGGCCAGTCCCCTTTGCCCACTGTCACCCTCTGCAGAAAAAAAGACCCTAGAGATATCTGTTCTTCGCCGCCAAGAACGTGTGCTACAGTTGCAGGAGGAATACTATTCCCTCAAAATCAAACATCTCAAAGCACGAATGTCGATGAACCTTTGA